AGAATACCTCGGGAAAAAGGTTGGCAGTTTCGGAACCGGGGCATTCAGCTTCTACCCGACTAAAAACATGACAACAAGCGAAGGCGGGATGATCACAACAAACGACAAGGAAATAGCAGAAAAATCAAAGATGATCAGGGCTCATGGCTCAAGAGTTCGCTACCTGCATGAAATGCTGGGCTTTAACCTGCGCATGACTGATATTGCAGCCGCAATCGGGCTTGTTCAGCTCGAAAAACTGGACGGGTTTACTGCTGCAAGGCAGAAAAACGCGGCCATGCTTTCAGCCGGGCTAAAAGGTATTTCAGAAGTTGTACCTGCAATAACAAAACCTGACTGTACCCACGTTTTCCATCAGTACACAATCAGAGCTCAAAAGAGGGACGAACTGGCAGCTTTCCTGAAGGAAAATGAAATCGGAACCGGGACACATTACCCAATACCCATCCACAAACAGCCCTATTATATGGAACTGGGGTACAAAGATTCCCTGCCGGTCTCTGAGAAAGCAGCAGAAGAGGTTCTTTCCCTCCCTGTACATCCGGCTTTATCTGAAGACGACGTGCAGAAGATAATTAAGACAATCAGAGAATTTTATGCAAACGATTGAGTAATTCCCGGATAGTAATCGCATTTTTAGATACAGGAAGTGAAACCTTGATCAGAGTAGGAGTAATAGGCACAGGCGCCATGGGCCAGAACCATGTCCGAATCTACAGTGAGATGGAGGGCGTGGAACTTGCCGGAATATCGGATGTAGACCAGGCCAGAGTCGAAGCCATGGCTGCCCAGTATAAAACGAAAGCCTTTACGGATTATCAAAAAATGTTTGCCGAAGGCCTTGATGCAGTAAGCGTTGTTGTACCCACAAAACTGCATAAACAGGTGGTTCTTGACGCCCTGGAAGCCGGTCTTCATGTCCTTGTAGAAAAACCAGTCGCCGACACGGTTGAAAACGCAGACCTGATGATCGAAGCTGCAAAGAAAGCAGATAAAGTGCTCATGGTAGGGCACATTGAACGTTTCAACCCTGCAATTATAAGGCTCAAAGAAATCATAGATTCGGGCACCCTTGGCAAGATAGTATCCATCTCTACCAAGAGAGTTGGCCCTTACAACCCAAGGATAAGGGATGTTGGAGTAATTCTGGATATCGGTGTTCACGATATAGATGTCATTTCATACCTTTATGGCAAAAAGATAAGGGGTGTTTACGCCATTGCTGGTGCAGATATCCACTTTTTTGAAGACCATGCCTCAATTATCCTGCGTATGGACCATAATTTCGCAGGTGTTGTAGAAACAAACTGGTTGACCCCTCATAAGGTAAGGAAACTGACAGCAATAGGAATCAAAGGTGTAGCCTATCTGGACTACATCGACCAGACAGTCGAACTTCATGACAACGGCTGGATAAGAAAAGCCAAAGTAGAGCCAAGTGAACCCCTGAAAAATGAACTCGTTTACTTTATAGATTGTATTAAGACAGGTAGAGAACCTAATCCCTGCGGGGAAGATGGAAAACATGCCCTTGAAGTAGCAATGGCAGCCATCAAGTCCTACGAAGAAGAAAGATTGATCGAAGTAGGGCAGTAAACCAGAGATATAACGGTTACTGGAATAAAAGTCCGAAAGCCTCAGAAAAATGGAAGACTATCTTAAAAACAATACTGGAAAGTGATAAGCATGAGCAAATTGGAAAAACTTCTAAAGGAACGTGGCCCTATCAAAAAAATAGGAGTACTTGGTATGGGTTATGTAGGAATCCCCGCAGCCGTCTTATTCGCAGATGCTCCCTGTTTTGACAAAGTACTGGGCTTCCAGCGCAACTCAAAAAGCTCAGGCTACAAAATTGATATGCTCAACCGGGGAGAAAGCCCGCTCAAAGGGGAAGAGCCAGACCTT
The Methanosarcina sp. WWM596 DNA segment above includes these coding regions:
- a CDS encoding DegT/DnrJ/EryC1/StrS aminotransferase family protein; the protein is MIPIAKPLLGKEEIDAVTKVLSSGMIAQGPKVEEFELAFSEYTACEYAAAVNSGTAALHIALLAHGIGKEDEVITSPFTFIATANSILYTGAKPVFADIEPDTYNIDPEKIQEKITSKTKAIMPVHLYGHSADMKAIMEIAEDHKFVVIEDACQAHGAEYLGKKVGSFGTGAFSFYPTKNMTTSEGGMITTNDKEIAEKSKMIRAHGSRVRYLHEMLGFNLRMTDIAAAIGLVQLEKLDGFTAARQKNAAMLSAGLKGISEVVPAITKPDCTHVFHQYTIRAQKRDELAAFLKENEIGTGTHYPIPIHKQPYYMELGYKDSLPVSEKAAEEVLSLPVHPALSEDDVQKIIKTIREFYAND
- a CDS encoding UDP-N-acetylglucosamine 3-dehydrogenase gives rise to the protein MIRVGVIGTGAMGQNHVRIYSEMEGVELAGISDVDQARVEAMAAQYKTKAFTDYQKMFAEGLDAVSVVVPTKLHKQVVLDALEAGLHVLVEKPVADTVENADLMIEAAKKADKVLMVGHIERFNPAIIRLKEIIDSGTLGKIVSISTKRVGPYNPRIRDVGVILDIGVHDIDVISYLYGKKIRGVYAIAGADIHFFEDHASIILRMDHNFAGVVETNWLTPHKVRKLTAIGIKGVAYLDYIDQTVELHDNGWIRKAKVEPSEPLKNELVYFIDCIKTGREPNPCGEDGKHALEVAMAAIKSYEEERLIEVGQ